One stretch of Elusimicrobiales bacterium DNA includes these proteins:
- a CDS encoding fibronectin type III domain-containing protein yields the protein MRRTLLALSLALPLACAPAAALMPPKVLSSIGPPVPTFSTIGYSSTTVTWGAGTNPPDTWYTVQDSTDGYSTAISSCSTTGLNMLFGAGGCGSDLTPNTAHAYRVMATSGTEHSDWVYLGIARTLAAPPTGFAFTEVLPSSMTVSWAYNNNPNGTLYDLWYSTYSNFSDSTRVYPYESPRNITGLLQETTYYLKIRAQNYDGVYSDFDTPISTTTPYLPPPADLVLSTAAVNISSVTWAWTVTAQFEQYRLKDGSGTAVINNLPAGTTFWIETPLTPNTTYTRHAECWNETGSTSSLQVTIHTLAAPPDVPGFAYVWMSSATVAWNANGNPSGTLYEVWYDSHSDFGEKITIATSAVSALLSGLNSDTTYYVKIRAENWDGLYSVFSSTISTLTAPPPPSGLALSTAAVNISSITWAWTIGQAKYEHYRLYTDTAGIVVDNLPAGTTFWPETGLTPNTTYTRQADCWNASGSTQSLALTIRTLANPPASLIFDGVWPSSAALSWSANTNPDGTWYELWYSTASDFGGSITVSTGGVYAEIPGLDADTTYYARVRAQNGDGIFSDFSATTSTTTPHPPAPLGITLSTAAVNPSSITWRWQADGASYEHYRIYTDTGGIVANNLPAGTTFWAEDPLSVNAPYTRRAECWNSSGSVLSPFVTAYTAAMPPSAAAFSSVWMSSFTFTWSGNGNPSGTAYEVWYDTHSDFSEKLSISTGAAPSLTTGLTPNATYYLKVRAQNHDGVYSDFSAAVSTLTVYMPVPANLILSTAAVNPSSATLQWQVQALFEQYRVYSDTGVLSNNLPSGTTYWINAALAPNTTYTRYAECYNAAGSTQSATITFHTLAMPPTGFAVDALWSSSATVSWNANGNPDGTAYEIKYWRLYESTETLTAANTSSVSITGLLGGMVYMAARAVNWDGTPSDYDIFISTLVAPTEYQVQPGVETVIHFGRITITIRANTFLTPAIVAVNTPVSVPPGTGKLVALPQPLAVQIESYDQASRAAMQPYGCLNISFNYNGLDIGSSDGSSLAGAYYDTAHSEWSPFATNKDKTAKTADMDACHLSVFQLMTGAAESSLANVTVGPNPLRPLRAPGKAFTFRNLTASANVRIYTYTGELLHETNADASGAAVWDGKNRSGRQVASGVYLALITSGSEKKIIKLVIIK from the coding sequence ATGAGACGGACTTTACTGGCACTAAGTCTTGCGTTGCCGCTGGCCTGCGCGCCGGCGGCGGCCTTGATGCCGCCAAAGGTCCTCTCGTCCATCGGCCCGCCGGTGCCGACCTTTTCAACCATAGGCTATAGCAGCACCACGGTAACCTGGGGCGCCGGCACAAACCCGCCGGACACCTGGTACACCGTGCAGGACTCCACCGACGGTTACAGCACCGCGATATCCTCATGCTCCACCACCGGGCTCAACATGCTGTTTGGCGCGGGAGGCTGCGGGTCGGATCTTACCCCCAACACGGCACACGCATACCGCGTCATGGCCACCTCCGGCACCGAACACAGCGACTGGGTGTATCTGGGCATTGCGCGCACGCTTGCCGCGCCGCCCACCGGCTTTGCGTTCACAGAAGTGCTGCCAAGCTCCATGACGGTAAGCTGGGCTTATAACAACAATCCAAACGGAACGCTTTACGACCTGTGGTACAGCACATATTCCAACTTCAGCGATTCCACGCGGGTGTATCCTTATGAATCGCCCAGGAACATAACCGGCCTGCTGCAGGAAACCACCTATTACCTTAAAATCCGCGCGCAGAATTACGACGGCGTTTATTCCGATTTTGACACTCCGATATCCACAACCACGCCATACCTGCCGCCGCCCGCGGACCTTGTGCTGTCAACAGCGGCGGTCAATATCTCGTCTGTTACATGGGCATGGACGGTTACCGCCCAATTTGAGCAGTACCGCCTGAAAGACGGCAGCGGCACCGCGGTTATAAACAATCTGCCTGCGGGGACCACTTTCTGGATTGAAACGCCGCTGACGCCCAACACCACCTACACCCGCCATGCCGAATGCTGGAACGAGACAGGCTCCACCTCCTCGCTACAAGTAACCATACACACTCTGGCCGCGCCTCCGGACGTGCCGGGATTTGCCTATGTCTGGATGAGTTCCGCAACGGTGGCATGGAACGCAAACGGCAACCCCTCCGGCACGTTGTATGAAGTCTGGTACGACAGCCACAGCGACTTCGGCGAAAAGATAACCATTGCCACATCGGCGGTTTCCGCGCTGCTTTCGGGGCTGAACAGCGACACCACCTACTACGTCAAAATCCGCGCAGAGAACTGGGACGGGCTGTATTCGGTATTCTCCAGCACCATATCCACGCTTACCGCGCCTCCGCCACCTTCCGGGCTGGCGCTTTCAACGGCGGCGGTGAACATCTCCTCCATAACATGGGCTTGGACAATCGGGCAGGCCAAATACGAGCATTACCGGCTTTATACCGACACCGCCGGGATTGTGGTGGACAATCTCCCCGCGGGGACGACTTTCTGGCCGGAGACCGGGCTGACGCCCAACACCACCTACACCCGCCAGGCCGACTGCTGGAACGCCTCCGGCTCCACACAGTCGCTTGCGCTGACTATACGCACTCTGGCCAATCCGCCCGCATCGCTGATTTTTGACGGGGTGTGGCCCAGTTCCGCCGCGCTGAGCTGGTCCGCCAACACCAACCCCGACGGCACCTGGTACGAACTGTGGTACAGCACCGCCTCCGATTTCGGCGGCAGCATAACCGTGTCCACCGGCGGCGTCTATGCGGAAATTCCGGGGCTGGACGCGGACACAACATATTACGCCAGAGTCCGCGCCCAGAACGGGGACGGGATTTTCTCGGATTTCAGCGCGACAACATCCACCACCACTCCCCATCCACCCGCGCCGCTGGGGATTACGCTGTCAACCGCGGCGGTGAACCCGTCGTCCATAACCTGGCGCTGGCAGGCAGACGGCGCCAGCTACGAGCATTACCGCATTTACACAGACACCGGCGGCATTGTGGCCAACAATCTGCCGGCTGGAACCACCTTCTGGGCGGAAGACCCGCTAAGCGTCAACGCGCCCTACACCCGCAGGGCGGAATGCTGGAACAGTTCCGGCTCGGTGCTGTCGCCGTTTGTAACCGCATACACCGCGGCGATGCCGCCGTCGGCGGCGGCGTTTTCCAGCGTGTGGATGAGTTCCTTCACATTCACCTGGAGCGGCAACGGCAACCCCTCAGGCACGGCTTACGAGGTGTGGTACGACACACACTCCGATTTCAGCGAAAAGCTGTCCATCTCCACCGGCGCGGCCCCCTCGCTGACTACGGGACTGACGCCCAACGCCACCTATTATCTGAAAGTCCGCGCGCAAAATCACGACGGGGTTTATTCGGATTTCAGCGCGGCGGTGTCCACTCTGACCGTCTATATGCCGGTGCCCGCGAACCTGATTCTGTCAACGGCGGCGGTAAATCCCTCTTCCGCGACGCTGCAATGGCAGGTGCAGGCGCTGTTCGAACAGTATCGCGTATACAGCGACACCGGGGTGCTGTCCAATAACCTGCCATCCGGCACGACATACTGGATAAACGCCGCGCTTGCGCCAAACACCACCTACACCCGCTACGCGGAATGCTACAACGCGGCGGGCTCCACCCAGTCCGCAACGATAACATTCCACACGCTGGCGATGCCGCCTACCGGCTTCGCGGTGGACGCGCTGTGGTCCAGTTCCGCCACGGTAAGCTGGAACGCCAACGGCAACCCGGACGGCACGGCCTACGAAATCAAGTACTGGCGGCTTTACGAATCAACGGAAACACTGACGGCGGCCAACACATCTTCGGTCAGCATCACCGGGCTGCTGGGCGGCATGGTCTACATGGCCGCGCGCGCGGTGAACTGGGACGGGACACCGTCGGATTACGATATTTTTATCTCAACCCTGGTGGCGCCCACGGAGTATCAGGTGCAGCCCGGCGTTGAAACCGTTATACATTTCGGACGCATCACCATAACGATACGCGCAAACACATTCCTGACCCCCGCCATAGTGGCGGTGAACACGCCGGTGTCGGTTCCCCCGGGCACGGGAAAACTGGTCGCGCTGCCACAGCCGCTGGCGGTGCAGATAGAATCCTATGACCAGGCCAGCCGCGCCGCCATGCAGCCTTACGGCTGCCTCAATATTTCCTTCAACTACAACGGGCTGGATATCGGTTCTTCCGACGGAAGCAGCCTTGCCGGCGCGTATTACGACACGGCGCATTCCGAATGGTCGCCTTTCGCCACCAACAAGGACAAAACCGCGAAAACGGCGGATATGGACGCCTGCCACCTGTCCGTGTTCCAGCTTATGACCGGAGCGGCGGAATCCTCGCTTGCCAACGTAACCGTGGGCCCCAATCCGCTGCGCCCGCTGCGCGCGCCTGGCAAGGCATTCACTTTCCGCAACCTTACCGCGTCGGCCAATGTCAGGATATACACCTATACCGGCGAGCTTCTGCATGAAACCAACGCCGACGCCAGCGGCGCCGCCGTCTGGGACGGCAAGAACCGCAGCGGCAGGCAGGTCGCCAGCGGCGTTTATCTGGCGCTGATAACCTCCGGCTCCGAGAAGAAGATTATAAAGCTGGTGATAATAAAATGA
- a CDS encoding STAS domain-containing protein, with amino-acid sequence MSLVMKSSERRVGVFEVSLIGKLDTGTYQQLEQQLGLLLKNRASAVLLDMTLLDYISSMGLRAVFKGIKDMKASGGLLMLTNLQPQIKKVFEIANAIDDDSIFTSVEEADRYYDSIQKRVKNG; translated from the coding sequence ATGAGCCTTGTAATGAAATCATCCGAGCGAAGGGTCGGAGTGTTTGAAGTGTCGCTTATCGGCAAACTGGACACGGGGACATACCAGCAGCTTGAACAGCAGCTTGGCCTGCTTCTTAAAAACCGCGCCAGCGCGGTGCTGCTGGACATGACGCTGCTGGACTATATCAGCAGCATGGGGCTGCGCGCTGTGTTCAAGGGAATAAAAGACATGAAAGCCTCCGGCGGCCTTCTTATGCTGACAAACCTTCAGCCGCAGATAAAAAAGGTTTTTGAAATCGCCAACGCCATAGACGACGATTCCATATTCACCAGCGTGGAAGAGGCGGACCGCTATTACGACAGCATTCAGAAACGGGTGAAAAACGGCTGA
- a CDS encoding SpoIIE family protein phosphatase, giving the protein MGFIRKRLALKMGAVIFAAAAAVFAAAFWNGFRIVKQELVADLRHDMKINMRVARNRIDGVLYGVQAAPYQLARLLEKTKLPQDNLERALSGMVSANDAVFGAAAAFEPYGFSEGRKYFAPYASRSSGKISVKQLVPPKYRYTEKDWYAQPRLKNGSVWSEPYFDEGGGDTLMFTYSAPFYGLKSGKKTFAGVITSDVSFEWLSAELAAITASDPGYYGFLLSSTGVIIAETTHSGCKTVFELAAARKDSRIAALAAKMLAGEEGLERVASGPGGPAWVYYAPMSNGWTLAIAAPESALFAKLNALEKHALLIGLAGFLLLFAAVFKISSSLTVPLKTLSLQTAEIAKGNFDAPLKTHDSQDEVGELSRSFENMRRDIQQYIRALEGEATARQKMESELEIARAIQTSLLPKQAPCGPGFSLGAALEPAKTVGGDFYDFFMPDDSRLFIAIGDVSGKGMPAALFMAAAKTALRAAALRTLYPSEILRLANEELAPGNDMMMFATVFCATLDTGSGELKFSNAGHPPPLFIKDSTVEFLTVPPGKPLGLDERAVYKTGAAAMHDGNALVLYTDGITESQNEAGEIFSEERLLALAGKVPGGSPEHILNRMFQAAHGFAGNAPQFDDMTALVLRRGGDSKAVLSLVLKNDMTETVRLLEELDGFFSVNSVSGDAAGEARLVAEELATNGIKYAYGGARGEVFIRVELAGGDIIIEVSDTGTPFDPASACAGADKPPRDRAEGGAGLKLVRKLSSSMRYRRNGGMNITTVCMGREIQ; this is encoded by the coding sequence ATGGGATTTATCCGCAAAAGACTCGCCCTCAAAATGGGGGCCGTTATTTTCGCCGCGGCGGCGGCGGTTTTTGCCGCGGCGTTCTGGAACGGGTTCCGCATAGTCAAGCAGGAACTGGTAGCGGATCTGCGCCACGACATGAAAATAAACATGCGCGTGGCGCGCAACCGCATAGACGGCGTTTTGTACGGCGTTCAGGCGGCGCCATACCAGCTTGCGCGGCTGCTGGAGAAAACAAAGCTCCCGCAGGACAATCTGGAGCGCGCCCTCTCCGGCATGGTGTCCGCCAACGACGCCGTGTTTGGCGCCGCCGCCGCGTTTGAACCTTACGGCTTTTCCGAAGGGCGGAAATATTTCGCGCCCTACGCCAGCCGCAGCAGCGGAAAAATATCCGTCAAGCAGCTCGTTCCCCCGAAATACCGGTACACCGAAAAAGACTGGTACGCGCAGCCCCGGCTGAAAAACGGCTCCGTCTGGAGCGAGCCGTATTTTGACGAAGGCGGCGGCGACACGTTGATGTTCACCTACAGCGCGCCGTTTTACGGGCTGAAATCGGGGAAAAAAACCTTTGCCGGGGTGATAACCTCCGACGTGTCTTTTGAGTGGCTGTCGGCGGAGCTGGCGGCCATAACCGCCTCGGACCCGGGCTATTACGGCTTTCTGCTCTCGTCCACAGGGGTGATAATAGCGGAGACGACGCATTCCGGCTGCAAGACGGTCTTTGAGCTTGCCGCCGCGCGCAAGGACTCCCGGATTGCCGCGCTGGCGGCGAAAATGCTGGCCGGAGAGGAAGGACTGGAGCGCGTCGCCTCCGGCCCCGGCGGCCCTGCATGGGTTTATTACGCGCCGATGTCCAACGGCTGGACTTTGGCCATAGCCGCGCCGGAAAGCGCGCTGTTTGCAAAGCTGAACGCGCTGGAAAAGCACGCGCTGCTCATAGGCCTGGCGGGGTTCCTGCTGCTTTTTGCGGCGGTGTTCAAAATCTCGTCCAGCCTGACGGTGCCGCTGAAAACGCTTTCGCTGCAGACGGCTGAAATAGCCAAAGGAAATTTTGACGCGCCGCTTAAAACGCATGACTCTCAGGACGAAGTGGGCGAATTGTCGCGCTCCTTTGAGAACATGCGCAGGGACATACAGCAGTACATCCGCGCGCTGGAAGGCGAGGCCACCGCCCGCCAGAAAATGGAAAGCGAGCTTGAAATCGCCCGCGCCATACAAACCAGCCTGCTGCCCAAACAGGCGCCCTGCGGCCCCGGATTCTCGCTGGGGGCGGCGCTGGAGCCGGCAAAAACCGTGGGCGGAGACTTCTACGACTTTTTCATGCCGGACGACAGCCGGCTGTTTATCGCCATAGGCGACGTGTCCGGCAAGGGCATGCCGGCGGCGCTTTTCATGGCAGCGGCAAAAACCGCGCTGCGCGCGGCGGCGCTGCGCACGCTGTACCCGTCCGAAATACTGCGCCTGGCCAACGAGGAGCTGGCCCCCGGCAACGACATGATGATGTTCGCCACCGTTTTCTGCGCCACGCTGGACACAGGCTCCGGCGAGTTGAAATTTTCCAACGCGGGCCATCCGCCGCCGCTGTTTATAAAGGACAGCACCGTGGAATTCCTGACGGTTCCGCCGGGCAAGCCGCTGGGGCTGGACGAGCGCGCCGTATACAAAACAGGCGCCGCGGCCATGCACGACGGCAACGCGCTGGTCCTTTACACCGACGGCATCACCGAAAGCCAGAACGAGGCCGGCGAGATATTCAGCGAGGAGCGGCTGCTTGCCCTGGCCGGCAAGGTCCCCGGCGGCAGCCCGGAGCATATTTTGAACCGCATGTTCCAGGCGGCGCATGGCTTTGCCGGAAACGCGCCGCAGTTTGACGACATGACGGCGCTGGTGCTGCGCCGCGGCGGCGACAGCAAGGCGGTTCTGTCGCTTGTCCTCAAAAACGACATGACGGAAACCGTGCGGCTGCTGGAGGAACTGGACGGGTTTTTCAGCGTCAACTCGGTCTCCGGCGATGCTGCGGGAGAGGCCAGACTGGTCGCGGAGGAACTGGCCACCAACGGGATAAAATACGCCTACGGCGGCGCCAGAGGCGAGGTGTTCATCCGGGTGGAGCTGGCGGGGGGGGACATAATCATAGAGGTTTCCGACACGGGAACTCCTTTTGATCCGGCATCCGCGTGCGCCGGCGCAGATAAACCCCCGCGCGACCGCGCAGAAGGCGGGGCCGGGCTGAAACTGGTGAGGAAACTGTCTTCAAGCATGAGATACCGCCGCAACGGCGGCATGAACATAACCACAGTCTGCATGGGGAGGGAAATACAATGA